CGCGTGGAAAATTGGTCATTTTCCAACGGGAGATAAAGTCATCGCGGCTGACTATTGCGTACTATTAGCCTTTTACAATTCGCAGTCATAAAGTTTCCATGAGCAAGATAAAACATTGGTGGCCGAATGACTTACTATAGGCACCACAGATGCGCCGCAATCCCTCAAATGCGCTTCTCCCATGAAGTACTCGCCAGTTATCAAAGACTTGTTAGAGTCAGTACAACGTCGTGATATCCAATCCCACGGAATAAGGTTACTTACTCAAAACTCGCCCTGGCTCAAGCTGAAACCAATATTCGCTTTCTTTACGCTTCAGAATCTCGTCCCACTTTCGTGCTGCCTGGTACCACGCATCAACGTCGATATCCACAGGGACTACTCCTCGGTCATCATTGTTCCACCTGATCCtgtgcagcttctcgccagTAGCTTCAATCACAGGATATGCCATATCCGGCGCAATTGCAACGCCCTGGTTGCCACTAGCATGCCACGGGAGCTTGACCTTGCGCAGTATCTCAAAATCTCCCGGCGATTCCTTTCTAAGTGTCTCGGCAGCATGGAATCCATCTACAAGCAGTGATTGTCCGCCCAGCACCTCGTCAGCGGGCTTATTCGTCGGTGGCGTGTGAGATAGCAGGTGAAATGCTTGTAAGCCCGCGGGCTCGGTAAAATAAGTCGTGTCCGTATGGGCCGGGAGAGCCAGATTGGTGTAAGCTGTGTCGGCGAGAGCTAGGTCCGGGATGAAGTCGTAAAAGCCTCCGTAGTGAGTATTTCGAATTGGCCCAATTGTTTCCAAGAGCTTCTCCGTATCCTCTGGAGTTTTGGGCGAGTTGGTAACGAAGCAAAACCCATATTGGCGCTACTCATGGTAAGTTTTGGTCAATCACGTAAAGAGAACAAGTACGCACAATCTTTGCCGTCAACTCAGCCATTCCCTTTGGAGAAGTGCTGTTCATGACATTCTCAAAATCGACttctggaggagctgaggATACCGTCGCGCCCCATAGCCTTCTCTCGCTGGAACAGTATTAGATTCCATCGTCTTACAAGCTCACTTGTCCTTACTTACTCTTGAATTGTGGGCTTCTTATTATTCGTATCCTGAACGGTAAAGTTGAGCCAAGACCATGGGTAGTAGCTTTTATGAGAATCCGACCCTGACAGTTGTCAATTAGTTTCATCCCATGGATGCTCAAGGCAAAATATTTTGGAATAGTGAGTACATAGTATATCAACGCCGTCACTTTTGGGCGAAATTTCTGTAGGTGAAACATCCTTAGGTATCTGGAAGCACAGAGATATGAGCATTCGACAACATTGTGAACAGTAATGGCTTTGGCCAATACTTACGGCAAAGGTATCAAAGTTGCGCTGTAGGGTATCCTGGTTTACGCATTTGGCGCAACGGCAGTTGTCGCTGTAGAAAGAGATTCGCCGGTTAGTGTTACAATTCATGCTTGATGCCGTCACTGGTGGCATGTGAGCGCACATACCGGAGCCATATTTTAGACCTAGAAACTGCGATTAGTGATTCTGTTTTGCGCGTGGCTATCAGTGATAAAACAAATGAGGTCCTTACAATTCAGCTTTGATAGGGGATCCGGAGTCATCGCTCTTGAAAACGAGTCCTTTAGGGCTAGTCTCGAGGGTTGTCGCATAGAATCGTGACCTTGGGAGAGCAGCCGAGGCCTGCCGAGGGATGAagctgaggcggcggccaaggccagaGCTGCAAGCACAGCACGAATTAGCAAAGAACAAACTGCTCAAAGGGCAAATGAAACTATCGCAACCAACCTAGTTGTACGGCCCTTGAGCAAAAATAACATGGCTCAGTGTGTAATGAGAACGAATGGGGAGAATCGGCCCATGTTTCCATCAGCCCGGCACCAAGCTCTACTTGTAGCGCGGGTATCGCTAGCATAGGGCGGTAGCTACAGCTGGTGCCAAAAGCCTACGAACGCTAGAAAAAGAGGGCCCGGTACTAGGTCTAGGTGGTAAGAAGTCGGATTGGGTCGTCGTCACAGTGCTATAGTTGCACTCCGCAGGAATGGTTCACGAgcttcacagcatttttaacctcacCCAAGGTCCAGAGCGGCTAAGTCCGTCCAGTTTCTAGCTAGAGTCCTAGGCTCTTCGACTTCTAACAATAATCAAGGACAAATAGTAGTTAGGGACCACGCTTATTAAGAAGCTCTCTCCCACTCAGCTTCTCCAATTAGGATGTAGGTTAAGAGAGGATGTATTTTGTCAGCTCTTTCCACAGCTGGGTTCATGCACACTTAAACATGTACCTTTCAGCCACGTGAAAGTGCGCTTAGTCGACATGAGCTTAGCTGTACATTATGCTGAAGATAATCCGACTTCCGGGACTATGTCTGCGCACATCAAACAACTTCctaaaaaaaagttgaagTCAGCCATATTTCGCCATCCTTGTACAGCAAGCTCCTTTGCTATCGCTCATTATTTTCCCTTCATCTCTGTCCTGCTGCGTGATTTGACGACTCTTTCAGCGAGGCGTTTCCGATCGCCGCATCGCACAAATCTCTCCG
This genomic stretch from Trichoderma breve strain T069 chromosome 1, whole genome shotgun sequence harbors:
- a CDS encoding taurine catabolism dioxygenase tauD, tfdA family domain-containing protein; the encoded protein is MLFLLKGRTTSSGLGRRLSFIPRQASAALPRSRFYATTLETSPKGLVFKSDDSGSPIKAELSKIWLRDNCRCAKCVNQDTLQRNFDTFAIPKDVSPTEISPKSDGVDILWSDSHKSYYPWSWLNFTVQDTNNKKPTIQDERRLWGATVSSAPPEVDFENVMNSTSPKGMAELTAKIRQYGFCFVTNSPKTPEDTEKLLETIGPIRNTHYGGFYDFIPDLALADTAYTNLALPAHTDTTYFTEPAGLQAFHLLSHTPPTNKPADEVLGGQSLLVDGFHAAETLRKESPGDFEILRKVKLPWHASGNQGVAIAPDMAYPVIEATGEKLHRIRWNNDDRGVVPVDIDVDAWYQAARKWDEILKRKESEYWFQLEPGRVLIFDNWRVLHGRSAFEGLRRICGAYISRDDFISRWKMTNFPREEVIASNMQLR